The Crocosphaera subtropica ATCC 51142 genome includes a window with the following:
- a CDS encoding DUF6816 family protein translates to MKLVVLLLLNLLLILVYPHISQAAEIADRFTVYPNWNSKPNISQPDRDLFYPKWMEGTWTVTSILREQKAPLAPEIVTPGFEKNKKYLNQPFTFKVRFKPQNLSNPSILSLSSLSSQKNLIVADRPFNGENIAKAYLGEKQVLSVKVTPDNPNRQITFLADNNQLIATVTGRGQEKPNPQEFLTTEITQQLFQRPSSIYLNEVETTTDYQFINPKKVKAKQVTAIYLSPEDPDYFKAINRPVALYEYELILEK, encoded by the coding sequence ATGAAACTTGTTGTACTTTTACTTCTCAATTTACTCTTAATTCTAGTTTATCCTCACATCAGTCAAGCTGCAGAAATAGCTGATAGATTCACTGTTTATCCTAACTGGAACAGTAAACCTAATATCAGTCAACCAGACAGGGATTTATTTTATCCTAAATGGATGGAGGGAACCTGGACAGTAACCAGTATATTAAGGGAACAAAAAGCCCCTCTAGCCCCAGAAATCGTGACTCCAGGCTTTGAAAAAAACAAAAAATACTTAAATCAACCCTTTACCTTTAAAGTCCGCTTTAAACCACAAAACCTATCAAATCCAAGTATCCTGTCTCTCTCCTCTTTGTCCTCTCAAAAAAATCTAATTGTTGCCGATCGCCCTTTCAACGGAGAAAATATTGCTAAAGCTTATCTAGGGGAGAAACAAGTGCTTTCAGTTAAAGTGACTCCTGATAATCCTAATCGTCAAATTACCTTTTTAGCCGACAATAATCAACTCATTGCTACGGTAACCGGTCGAGGTCAAGAAAAGCCCAATCCTCAAGAATTTTTAACCACAGAAATCACCCAACAACTCTTTCAAAGACCCTCTAGTATTTATCTCAATGAAGTAGAAACCACTACAGATTATCAATTTATTAATCCTAAGAAAGTGAAGGCTAAACAGGTCACCGCTATTTATTTATCCCCTGAAGATCCTGACTATTTTAAAGCCATTAATCGTCCCGTTGCCCTCTACGAATACGAATTAATTTTAGAAAAATAA
- a CDS encoding TRAP transporter substrate-binding protein: MKRRHFLSNAALGATTATVLGSCQSQSVEGNGGGSSLPNLRWKMQTSWPKSLDTIFGGAQTVCDRVKAMSGGKFTITPYAAGEIVPGLEVLDAVQQGTVECGHSPSYYYVGKNPALGFGTAMPFGLTAQQQNAWFYHGGGLETMHKLYADFNVINFPAGNTGAQMGGWFKRQVNSVNDLKGLKMRIPGLGGEVMSRLGVNVQVLPGGEVFLALDTGAIDAAEWVGPYDDEKLGLNKAANYYYYPGWWEPGATLDLQINRNAWDQLPQEYQAILQAAAMEANLNMLSQYDAQNRVALQSLLQGGTQLIPYSDEILTAAQTIAFDLYEENASQDATFKEVYESWNKFRQEIIQWNKINELSYTNFVFK; encoded by the coding sequence ATGAAACGTCGTCACTTTCTCAGTAATGCAGCATTAGGGGCAACTACCGCCACCGTTCTTGGTTCGTGTCAAAGCCAGTCCGTAGAAGGAAACGGAGGCGGTTCGAGTTTACCTAACCTTCGCTGGAAAATGCAAACCAGTTGGCCCAAGTCCCTCGATACCATTTTTGGTGGGGCCCAAACCGTTTGCGATCGCGTTAAAGCCATGTCTGGCGGAAAGTTCACCATTACCCCTTATGCTGCAGGAGAGATCGTACCAGGGTTAGAAGTGTTAGACGCAGTCCAACAGGGAACCGTCGAATGTGGCCACTCTCCAAGTTATTATTACGTAGGGAAAAATCCGGCCTTAGGCTTCGGAACCGCCATGCCTTTCGGTTTAACAGCCCAACAACAAAACGCTTGGTTTTATCATGGTGGTGGCCTCGAAACCATGCACAAACTCTATGCAGATTTTAACGTGATCAACTTTCCGGCGGGAAATACCGGCGCGCAGATGGGAGGATGGTTCAAACGGCAGGTAAACTCCGTTAATGACCTCAAAGGCTTAAAAATGCGGATTCCTGGCTTGGGAGGTGAGGTGATGAGTCGCTTAGGGGTCAATGTGCAAGTATTACCTGGAGGGGAGGTTTTTCTGGCGTTGGATACTGGGGCTATTGATGCCGCCGAATGGGTCGGCCCTTATGATGATGAAAAATTAGGCTTAAATAAAGCAGCGAATTATTACTATTATCCGGGTTGGTGGGAACCTGGAGCAACTTTAGACTTACAAATTAATAGAAACGCCTGGGATCAATTGCCCCAAGAATATCAAGCTATTTTACAAGCAGCAGCGATGGAAGCTAACTTAAATATGTTAAGTCAATACGATGCTCAAAATCGAGTTGCTTTGCAATCTTTACTGCAAGGAGGCACTCAATTAATTCCTTATTCTGATGAAATTTTAACCGCAGCCCAGACCATTGCCTTTGATTTATACGAAGAAAATGCCAGTCAAGATGCTACGTTTAAAGAAGTATATGAATCTTGGAATAAATTTAGACAAGAAATTATCCAATGGAATAAAATTAATGAACTCAGTTACACTAATTTTGTATTTAAGTAA
- a CDS encoding type II toxin-antitoxin system VapC family toxin translates to MIILDTNVLSELMKRNGSEKVRTWASQYPIITLWTTTITQAEILYGIALLPEGKRHDDLQKAAELMFLEEFAGRVLSFDEKAAIAFAEIAFQRRRNGKPISQADAQIAAICRANKATIATRNVADFEDCGIEIINPWKWEN, encoded by the coding sequence ATGATTATTTTAGACACTAACGTATTATCTGAATTGATGAAACGTAATGGTTCAGAAAAAGTCCGAACTTGGGCTTCTCAATATCCTATAATAACTTTATGGACAACGACTATTACTCAAGCTGAAATTTTGTATGGGATAGCCCTTCTTCCTGAAGGAAAACGTCATGATGATTTACAAAAAGCAGCTGAATTAATGTTTTTAGAAGAGTTTGCAGGACGGGTTTTATCCTTTGATGAAAAAGCAGCAATTGCTTTTGCTGAGATCGCTTTTCAAAGAAGACGTAACGGTAAACCAATTTCTCAAGCAGATGCTCAAATTGCAGCGATTTGTCGTGCTAATAAAGCTACTATTGCTACTCGTAATGTAGCAGATTTTGAAGACTGTGGTATTGAGATTATTAATCCTTGGAAATGGGAAAATTAG
- a CDS encoding DNA sulfur modification protein DndB, with protein MDSIFSDSKTINNSSDVFSGNISDLVNSELVESIQQSIQPIMVKGYRKGQTFLAVGSQHGKRLMLQINVHASEIPTLLTSRNVPEDSNNPNSGKNRPINDNHVRKIKNYIKERIKADNKWILGTITANIDPEPTKILYQKIWGDLYVAFIFNSTSLEITDGQHRKKAIEQLLSEDRDLMADITFPVNLVLEGDLSQCQTDFRDMAQTLSIPQSLLVAYGGYGKDAIAKEIVEQVNLFRNKTQKIKSTPGSKTGYIYTINYVAKLVSCAFTGKSTDKLSEINTDELVEARAKELSECLNYFFYHYAQIANDFDKDSHWRKMAKLTGEIIEKEKVHWKVATDFRKNCILGISVGLETLGDLLFSTLDRESNQFDRNKVKQLAESIDWSRQGNCWQDTLISPDGKGGIKLNTSRKSVKVAVERCLEVST; from the coding sequence ATGGATAGTATTTTCTCTGACTCCAAAACAATCAATAACTCCTCTGATGTTTTTTCGGGAAATATCTCTGATTTAGTCAATTCTGAACTGGTAGAGTCCATTCAACAGAGTATTCAACCCATCATGGTCAAGGGATACAGAAAAGGACAAACCTTCTTAGCTGTTGGTTCGCAACATGGTAAACGGTTGATGCTACAAATTAATGTTCATGCCAGCGAAATACCCACATTACTAACATCAAGAAACGTTCCAGAAGATAGTAATAACCCCAATTCTGGAAAAAACCGTCCTATCAACGATAATCATGTTAGAAAAATTAAAAATTATATTAAAGAAAGGATTAAAGCGGATAATAAATGGATTTTAGGGACAATTACAGCAAATATTGATCCTGAACCCACCAAAATTTTGTATCAAAAGATTTGGGGAGATTTATATGTTGCTTTCATTTTCAATAGTACGTCTTTAGAAATAACAGACGGACAGCATCGTAAAAAAGCGATCGAACAACTCCTAAGTGAAGATCGAGATTTAATGGCTGATATTACATTTCCTGTTAATTTAGTATTAGAAGGGGATTTAAGCCAATGTCAAACGGATTTTCGAGATATGGCTCAAACTTTATCCATCCCTCAATCTCTTCTGGTTGCTTATGGTGGATATGGAAAAGATGCGATCGCTAAGGAAATAGTTGAACAGGTTAACCTCTTTCGTAACAAAACCCAAAAAATTAAGTCTACACCTGGATCGAAAACAGGTTATATCTATACGATTAACTATGTTGCGAAGTTAGTTAGTTGTGCTTTTACAGGGAAGTCAACGGATAAGCTTTCTGAAATTAATACAGATGAGTTAGTAGAAGCGAGAGCAAAAGAATTAAGTGAATGTCTTAACTATTTCTTTTATCACTATGCTCAAATAGCAAATGATTTTGATAAAGATAGTCATTGGCGAAAAATGGCAAAATTGACAGGGGAAATTATTGAAAAAGAAAAAGTACATTGGAAAGTTGCCACAGATTTTCGAAAAAATTGTATTTTGGGTATTAGTGTGGGTTTAGAAACTTTAGGTGACTTACTCTTTTCTACTCTTGATCGTGAAAGTAATCAATTTGATCGCAATAAAGTTAAACAACTAGCAGAATCAATTGATTGGTCAAGACAAGGAAATTGTTGGCAAGATACATTAATTTCTCCTGACGGGAAAGGAGGTATTAAACTAAACACTAGCCGCAAATCAGTTAAGGTTGCCGTAGAACGTTGTCTTGAAGTCTCAACTTGA
- a CDS encoding type II toxin-antitoxin system PemK/MazF family toxin gives MSNPKTREIWLVRFPFSDLTATKLRPALILAVHREKQIILGVFSKIPLGNWRETWVIISENHPNFSQTGLKKTSVIRTDKIATVNRSVFQRKLGILPSDILNQVQTALKKSLNIS, from the coding sequence ATGTCTAATCCCAAAACTAGGGAAATTTGGTTAGTTCGGTTTCCTTTTAGCGACTTGACTGCTACTAAACTAAGACCTGCGCTAATTTTAGCAGTACATAGAGAAAAGCAAATTATCTTGGGAGTCTTTTCTAAAATTCCCCTTGGAAACTGGCGAGAAACTTGGGTCATAATCAGCGAAAATCATCCTAATTTCTCACAAACAGGTTTAAAAAAGACCTCTGTAATCAGAACTGATAAAATTGCAACAGTTAATCGGTCTGTTTTTCAACGGAAATTAGGCATTCTACCCTCAGATATTCTAAATCAAGTGCAAACTGCTCTCAAAAAATCTTTAAATATTTCTTAA
- a CDS encoding Uma2 family endonuclease, whose protein sequence is MTTLNVPSDVICPPTDLWSDEPPLESDLHLQQIILLLSCLESFWSDRNDYYATGNLTIYYNTEQLKKRDFCGPDFFVVLNTEKRPRKSWVVWGENGQYPHVIVEILSDSTAKVDRTKKKELYRNIFRTPNYFWFDPVSLEFQGFRLSQGKYEPIQPNEKGYLWSDQLELYLGIHDGKLRYFTPEEELVLTPQEKVKDLENNQLLAVIRLQELGLTLEQIADALSLSVEQVRTILSQQSSDSSN, encoded by the coding sequence ATGACGACCCTAAATGTTCCCTCTGATGTTATTTGTCCTCCTACAGACTTATGGAGTGATGAACCTCCCTTGGAAAGTGATCTTCATTTACAACAAATTATTCTACTTTTAAGCTGTTTAGAGAGTTTTTGGTCAGATAGAAATGATTATTATGCAACAGGCAATCTAACGATTTATTACAATACCGAACAACTGAAAAAACGGGATTTTTGTGGACCTGATTTTTTTGTGGTGTTAAATACCGAAAAACGACCTCGTAAAAGTTGGGTTGTCTGGGGAGAAAATGGTCAATATCCTCATGTAATTGTAGAGATTCTGTCAGATTCTACGGCAAAAGTTGATAGAACAAAGAAAAAAGAACTCTATCGAAATATCTTTCGCACCCCTAATTATTTCTGGTTTGATCCTGTTAGTTTAGAGTTTCAAGGATTTAGGTTATCTCAAGGAAAATATGAACCGATTCAACCTAATGAGAAAGGGTATTTATGGAGTGATCAATTAGAATTATATTTAGGAATTCATGACGGAAAATTACGTTATTTTACTCCTGAAGAAGAGTTAGTTTTAACCCCTCAAGAAAAGGTCAAGGATTTAGAAAATAATCAATTATTAGCAGTTATTCGTCTTCAAGAATTAGGCTTAACCTTAGAACAGATAGCAGATGCTTTGAGTTTATCTGTTGAACAAGTTAGGACTATATTATCACAACAGTCTTCTGACTCAAGTAATTAA
- a CDS encoding transglutaminase TgpA family protein: MTNTSRKSLSLFQQFRQQIKSAPPLKTEESAIFRILVQCLVIVGIIATDIAAGTQMSFWAIPLSIIGGVWSWYRRKHRNITLKFFLAIGMLAVLSFFLLHLTQNLNDSRLVLAELLVQLQVLHSFDLPRRKDLGYSMVIGLILLGVAGTISQTIAFAPWLLLFLILAIPTLVLDYRSRLGLEAVDQSFKLPFKSRKASRNPIKYSPISFKSITVLIAITLVFGLSIFTLMPRFPGYQLQTFPVDSPLDADSQKFSGQNKGIVNPGYNNQENGTGSNGQGTNNNVSQGQGEVDDTYYYGFNTKINQNLRGEMKPKIVMRVRSQSPGFWKALSFDHYTGQGWEITNDKDFDTIRRDRWSYKFFLHLPNSAMKTKKVIQSYTAVADLPNIIPSLSSPKHLYFPAQEIGIDDLNNLRSPVGLVEGLTYTVVSDVPYRDRTALQKSPPEYSDKIKETYLDVPLDIEEKVREKTLEILNRSEKPLNSPYEVALFLTQAVKQKYAIQEELPFFDKDEDLVESFLFKYEGGISDHFSTVLTIMLRSVGIPARLTVGFAPGKFNPLTGFYVVKNTDAYALTEVYFPHFGWYPFDPIPGHDLFPASLEEDQTFSVLKQFWNWIAGWLPSPVANFFNIIWTKIIVGFISFLGWLWRFFSSGLIGTLVGLLLAVVLGLLGWLGWGQLRKLGYYHRLTKLPPMVQLYEKMLGVLKSKGYPKHYAQTPLEYVEISYQQHRDEQAEIIDEISHAYVSWRYGENGQNLNYLKQQLKVLVKSLNRRNAS; this comes from the coding sequence ATGACAAACACTTCTAGAAAATCATTATCCTTATTTCAACAATTCCGTCAACAAATTAAATCCGCCCCTCCTCTAAAAACAGAAGAGTCTGCTATCTTTCGGATTTTAGTACAATGTTTAGTTATTGTGGGAATTATTGCCACTGATATTGCTGCTGGAACTCAGATGAGTTTTTGGGCAATTCCTTTAAGTATTATAGGGGGTGTTTGGAGTTGGTATCGTCGTAAACATCGCAATATTACCCTTAAATTTTTCTTGGCTATAGGGATGTTAGCGGTACTTTCTTTCTTCTTACTTCATTTAACCCAAAACCTTAATGATAGTCGTTTAGTCTTAGCAGAATTATTAGTTCAATTACAAGTTTTACATAGTTTTGATTTACCCAGACGCAAAGATTTAGGGTATTCAATGGTCATTGGTTTGATTTTATTAGGAGTTGCTGGAACCATCTCTCAGACGATCGCTTTTGCACCTTGGCTATTATTGTTTTTAATTTTAGCTATTCCTACTTTAGTGTTAGATTATCGATCACGCTTAGGTTTAGAAGCCGTTGATCAAAGCTTTAAACTACCGTTTAAATCTCGTAAAGCATCTCGAAACCCTATTAAATATTCTCCCATTTCTTTCAAAAGTATTACTGTGTTAATTGCCATTACTTTAGTGTTTGGCTTATCTATTTTTACTCTGATGCCACGCTTTCCAGGGTATCAATTACAAACCTTTCCCGTTGATAGTCCTTTAGATGCAGATAGTCAAAAATTTAGTGGGCAAAATAAGGGAATTGTTAACCCAGGATATAACAATCAAGAAAATGGAACAGGAAGTAACGGACAAGGAACTAATAATAATGTTTCTCAAGGACAAGGAGAAGTTGATGATACTTATTATTATGGATTTAATACTAAGATAAATCAAAACTTACGGGGAGAAATGAAACCCAAAATTGTGATGAGAGTGCGATCGCAATCTCCTGGGTTTTGGAAAGCCTTATCTTTTGATCATTATACGGGCCAAGGATGGGAAATTACTAATGATAAAGACTTCGATACTATTAGACGGGACCGTTGGTCTTATAAGTTCTTTTTGCACCTGCCAAATAGTGCAATGAAAACCAAAAAAGTAATTCAAAGTTATACAGCAGTTGCTGATTTACCTAATATTATTCCTTCTCTTTCTTCGCCAAAACATCTTTATTTTCCGGCACAAGAAATCGGAATTGATGATCTTAATAATTTGCGATCGCCTGTCGGTTTAGTGGAAGGGTTAACGTATACAGTGGTGTCAGATGTTCCTTATCGAGATCGAACAGCATTACAAAAATCTCCCCCTGAATATTCTGACAAAATTAAAGAAACTTATCTCGATGTTCCCCTAGACATTGAAGAGAAAGTTCGAGAAAAAACCCTAGAGATTTTAAATCGTAGCGAAAAACCACTCAACTCACCTTATGAAGTCGCCTTATTTTTAACCCAAGCAGTTAAACAAAAATATGCAATTCAAGAGGAGTTACCGTTTTTTGATAAGGATGAAGACTTAGTTGAATCGTTCTTGTTTAAATATGAAGGAGGTATTTCTGATCACTTTTCCACTGTTTTAACTATCATGTTACGTTCTGTAGGTATTCCTGCTAGATTAACGGTTGGTTTTGCCCCAGGGAAATTCAATCCTTTAACTGGGTTTTATGTGGTTAAAAACACCGATGCTTATGCCTTAACTGAGGTTTATTTTCCTCATTTTGGTTGGTATCCGTTTGATCCTATTCCTGGCCATGATTTATTTCCAGCCTCTTTAGAAGAAGACCAAACTTTTAGCGTTTTAAAGCAATTTTGGAATTGGATTGCTGGTTGGTTACCTTCCCCAGTGGCTAACTTTTTCAACATTATTTGGACTAAAATTATTGTTGGCTTTATTAGCTTCTTAGGATGGTTATGGCGGTTTTTTTCTAGTGGTTTAATAGGTACATTGGTAGGACTTTTATTAGCAGTTGTTTTAGGGTTATTAGGTTGGTTAGGTTGGGGACAATTAAGAAAATTAGGTTATTATCATCGCCTGACAAAATTACCCCCAATGGTACAATTATACGAAAAGATGTTAGGGGTACTGAAATCAAAAGGATATCCGAAACATTACGCTCAAACTCCTCTAGAATACGTTGAAATATCCTATCAACAACATCGAGACGAGCAAGCAGAAATTATTGATGAAATTTCTCATGCTTATGTTAGTTGGCGATATGGAGAAAATGGCCAAAACCTTAACTATTTAAAGCAACAACTGAAGGTTTTAGTAAAGAGTTTAAACCGCAGAAATGCTTCTTAA
- a CDS encoding class I SAM-dependent methyltransferase: MNEHTIRSQYNKLANIYDKRWHHYHSNSLSFLKNWVNISAQSTVFDVACGTGIFAEMLLQDQPNLQIIGVDISSEMLKIAKEKCQNYSNVEFHQFSVTSLPFENNNFDYVICANAFHYFDDPITALKEMKRLVKPDGQIIILDWCRDYLTMKICDLILTLFDASHKNCYTQTELSQFLASTELQIIDNTKFSFSWVWGLMIFTASPNFS; encoded by the coding sequence ATGAATGAACATACTATCCGTTCTCAATATAATAAACTTGCTAATATCTATGACAAGCGCTGGCATCATTATCATAGTAATAGTTTATCTTTTTTGAAAAATTGGGTTAATATTTCTGCTCAATCTACTGTTTTCGATGTGGCTTGTGGGACGGGAATTTTTGCAGAAATGTTACTTCAAGATCAGCCTAATTTACAGATCATTGGGGTTGATATATCCTCAGAAATGCTAAAGATAGCAAAAGAAAAATGTCAGAATTATTCTAATGTTGAATTTCATCAATTTTCCGTCACTTCTTTACCCTTTGAGAATAATAATTTTGACTATGTAATTTGTGCCAATGCGTTTCATTATTTTGATGATCCTATCACTGCCTTAAAGGAAATGAAACGACTGGTTAAACCTGATGGTCAAATTATAATATTAGATTGGTGTCGAGATTATTTAACCATGAAAATCTGCGACTTAATTTTAACACTATTTGATGCCAGTCATAAAAATTGTTATACACAAACAGAATTAAGTCAATTTTTAGCCTCTACAGAATTACAAATTATTGACAACACTAAATTTAGTTTTAGTTGGGTTTGGGGTTTAATGATATTTACAGCAAGTCCTAATTTTTCCTAA
- the mutS gene encoding DNA mismatch repair protein MutS, with product MFSYSESNLNPNIATSKSPHTDYRPLEVKKLTPMYQHYVKVKQQYPNALLLYRVGDFFECFFQDAVTISQELELMLTSKEGGKEIGRVAMTGVPHHALDRYSRLLVEKGYAVAICDQVEDSAQAAAQGRMVERQITKLLTPGTLTDEGMLSAKQNNYLAAVVIAGEHWGLAYADISTGEFFTTQSKELTNLNLELLRLQPAEILIPTNAPDINSLLRPGEKSQYLADVLPDCFCYSLRSQTPFTLNEAKSKLLINFRVRSLEGFGCEHLPLAIRAAGGLLEYIEDTQKAHQVPLQLLRTYNQVDFLILDYQTRRNLEITQTVRDGSFHGSLLWALDRTCTAMGGRALRRWLLEPLISIKGIIARQNTIQELIDNPTLRQEIRQLLRSIYDLERISGRVGAGTANARDLLSLAESLVKLKELAELAQQGESLYLKALQNIPPDLEKLGHYVIDHLVESPPLHLKDGGVIRDGINADLDTMRKRLEDDRQWLANLEISERERTGVSNLKVGYNKTFGYYLSMPRSKAEQAPDNYVRKQTLTNEERYITPELKERETRILTAQDDLNKLEYEIFVELRLKVAEKAQEIRKIAKAVAAIDVLSGFAEIAVFQGYCRPEILDSRLIEIADGRHPVVEQSLGFGLFVPNSTNMGRNEGETSPDLIILTGPNASGKSCYLRQVGLIQLMAQTGSFVPATEAKLGISDRIFTRVGAVDDLATGQSTFMVEMNETANILNHATEKSLILLDEIGRGTATFDGLSIAWAVAEYLATEVQGRTIFATHYHELNELASILFNVANYQVTVQELPHEIVFLHQVRPGGADKSYGIEAGRLAGLPASVISRAKQVMNQIETHSKIALGLREGISQINPKNNKNNKAELIEQLDIFDDF from the coding sequence ATGTTCAGTTATTCAGAATCAAACCTTAATCCTAATATTGCTACCAGTAAATCTCCTCATACTGATTATCGTCCCTTGGAGGTTAAGAAATTAACCCCAATGTATCAACATTATGTAAAAGTTAAACAACAGTATCCTAACGCTTTATTACTATACAGAGTTGGTGATTTTTTTGAATGTTTTTTTCAAGATGCTGTTACCATTTCCCAAGAATTAGAGTTAATGTTAACCAGTAAAGAAGGGGGAAAAGAAATAGGTAGGGTTGCTATGACTGGGGTTCCCCATCATGCCTTAGATCGCTATAGTCGTTTATTAGTAGAAAAAGGCTATGCTGTGGCGATTTGTGACCAAGTAGAAGACTCCGCCCAAGCTGCGGCCCAAGGGCGAATGGTAGAGCGACAAATTACCAAACTTTTGACCCCAGGAACCCTAACAGATGAGGGAATGCTATCAGCGAAACAGAACAATTATTTAGCTGCAGTTGTCATTGCCGGCGAACATTGGGGACTCGCTTACGCTGACATCTCCACAGGAGAATTTTTTACTACCCAATCAAAAGAATTAACCAATCTCAATCTAGAGTTATTAAGGCTACAACCAGCAGAGATTTTAATCCCTACTAATGCCCCTGATATTAACAGTTTATTGCGTCCTGGGGAAAAATCTCAATATTTAGCAGATGTGTTACCTGACTGTTTTTGTTATTCCCTGCGATCGCAAACGCCTTTTACTCTAAATGAGGCAAAAAGTAAGCTTTTAATTAACTTTCGAGTTCGGTCTTTAGAAGGGTTTGGCTGTGAACATTTACCCCTAGCGATTCGAGCAGCCGGCGGCTTATTAGAATACATAGAAGATACTCAAAAAGCCCATCAAGTCCCCTTACAATTATTACGCACTTATAACCAAGTTGACTTTCTTATTTTAGATTATCAAACCCGTCGCAATTTAGAAATAACTCAAACCGTTAGAGATGGGAGTTTTCATGGTTCCTTGTTATGGGCGTTAGATCGCACCTGTACAGCAATGGGAGGCCGTGCCTTACGTCGTTGGTTATTAGAACCTTTGATCAGCATTAAAGGAATTATTGCTAGACAAAACACCATACAAGAGTTAATTGATAATCCTACCTTACGGCAAGAAATTAGACAGTTGTTACGCAGTATTTATGACTTAGAAAGAATTAGCGGAAGAGTGGGAGCCGGAACAGCTAATGCACGGGATTTATTATCTTTAGCGGAATCATTAGTTAAGTTAAAAGAGTTAGCAGAATTAGCACAACAAGGGGAATCATTATATTTAAAAGCCTTACAAAATATTCCCCCAGATTTAGAAAAATTAGGGCATTATGTTATCGATCATTTAGTGGAATCTCCTCCCTTACATTTAAAAGATGGTGGTGTTATCAGGGATGGTATTAATGCTGATTTAGATACCATGCGAAAACGGTTAGAAGATGACCGTCAATGGTTAGCTAATTTAGAAATTAGCGAGAGAGAAAGAACGGGCGTTTCTAACTTAAAGGTTGGGTATAATAAGACCTTTGGCTACTATTTAAGTATGCCTCGCAGTAAAGCAGAACAAGCACCGGATAATTACGTCAGAAAACAAACATTAACCAACGAAGAACGGTATATTACCCCAGAATTAAAAGAACGAGAAACCCGTATCTTAACCGCACAAGATGACCTCAATAAATTAGAGTATGAAATTTTTGTAGAATTGCGTTTAAAAGTAGCAGAAAAAGCCCAAGAAATTCGTAAAATTGCTAAAGCAGTGGCTGCCATTGATGTCTTATCAGGATTTGCAGAAATTGCTGTATTTCAAGGCTATTGTCGCCCCGAAATTTTAGATAGTCGCTTAATAGAAATCGCAGACGGTCGACACCCTGTAGTAGAACAATCTTTAGGGTTTGGTTTATTCGTTCCCAACTCCACTAACATGGGACGCAATGAAGGAGAAACTAGCCCCGATTTAATCATTTTAACCGGTCCTAATGCCAGTGGAAAAAGCTGTTATTTAAGACAAGTTGGACTGATTCAATTAATGGCCCAGACGGGGAGTTTTGTCCCTGCTACAGAGGCAAAATTAGGCATTAGCGATCGCATTTTTACCCGTGTAGGTGCAGTAGATGATTTAGCCACGGGACAATCAACGTTTATGGTAGAAATGAATGAAACAGCCAATATTTTAAATCATGCGACCGAAAAATCTTTAATTTTATTAGATGAAATTGGCAGGGGAACCGCTACTTTTGACGGACTTTCTATTGCTTGGGCGGTAGCAGAATATCTCGCCACAGAAGTACAAGGAAGAACTATTTTTGCGACTCATTACCATGAATTAAATGAACTTGCTTCTATTCTTTTTAATGTAGCTAACTATCAAGTGACGGTGCAAGAATTACCCCATGAAATTGTCTTTTTACATCAAGTTAGACCGGGTGGGGCTGATAAATCTTATGGCATTGAAGCGGGAAGATTAGCCGGTTTACCTGCTTCGGTTATTAGTCGGGCAAAACAAGTTATGAACCAGATAGAAACTCACAGTAAAATTGCGTTAGGGTTGAGAGAAGGCATTAGTCAAATTAATCCTAAAAACAATAAAAATAATAAAGCAGAATTAATTGAACAATTAGATATTTTTGATGATTTTTAA